Genomic DNA from Prunus persica cultivar Lovell chromosome G1, Prunus_persica_NCBIv2, whole genome shotgun sequence:
ctataaattaattaattaatattggGTTGACACAGTGCAAGGAAGGAAGGTGtgccaacaaagaaataaacaGAAGGTGCACAGGAATACCCCACTCGTACAAGCAGCAGGGAGCAGGGAGCAGGGGCAGCTAGTAAAAATAGTAGCAATAGCAAAGAGGTATTATCAGACTCTTTAAGGAATTTACAGACCTTCTCAGCTCGTCTTATCCTTTTCTcgtgatctctctctctctcatactgGCCTTAAATTCCTCCTCTTTCTTTGAAATCCCTGCTGTGCCTACAAACCGACACGCTTCCAAAGGGTTTGAAACTTTCAACtttagaggaagaagaaaaaggatatATGTTTTCTACAAGTAGAACAATACCAACCCAAGTCTTAGGGGTCTGAAGGTTGCAAGAGTTTTTTTATCAGGGGATTTGGAGAAGACCCAGGTAGCTCTGACATTTTGTTAACAGCAACAAGTAATTAAGGAGAGAATTATCTAGGTTTGGAGGACCCCTCTTTGGATTAAGAGGGGGTTTTGATAGGAAAAACAATTGTTAAGGAGGAAAAATGACTAGTTGTAGTGCAAGGAACGGTGCTGTGAGGCAGTATGTAAGATCAAAGGTGCCTCGTCTGAGATGGACCCCTGAGCTTCATCACTGCTTTCTTCATTCCATTGAGAGGCTCGGAGGCCATAAAAGTGAGTAATATCATAACCATCTTGTCTTAACTTTTGtttcttcgtcttcttttGAAAATAGAAATGAAAAGTTTCTTATatgtttcttctctctctctctctctctctctctctctctctctgccccCCAAGAGGCTACACCAAAACTTGTTCTTCAGTTGATGGATGTCAAAGGGCTCACCATTTCTCATGTCAAAAGCCATCTCCAGGTTTTGTAtttgtctttctctctctctcctgatGGTTCGTCTAGTCTTTTAACTGCTTCTGTTCTTGTAAGCTATACGTTAAAatgttcattttctttcatacTTTTCTTTATCTGTTTGCCTTCTCCTTCTTTTGATCAGATGTACAGAAGCATGAGGGGCGACCTGGGTACTAGACAACAAGGTATTTATCCAACTTCTTCACAGCCCtttattaaatttgttttattttggctGATTTCTTGTAaaagctttcttctttttacatTTTCATGTTTGTATTTTATCCTCTACTACTCCTGGTCTAATATGCAGTTCTGGTAGACTATCCATTTGTTTCCTCTAATGGCCCGTGCTCAGGGCCAGTATAAACGCCCGTGATAGTATAAAATGAGACTCTACGGATGCAGCATCACCTCATTTATTATGTGTAATTCCTTGTAATATTTATTGCTTAGTTGATGCCCCAAATGGGTGATAGAGAAAGTGCACCATTATTCTTTCCGGTCTTCTCGTATTGGCACTTCTcatgaaagtgaaaatacaaaCACCTCTCAGTCCCGAACTCTGCCATAAAATTCTCGAAATGTCACTTGGGACTTATTTATTTTGCCTTTACTGTTGCTTTTTTttacttctctctttctcgcgTTCTGTCTGATGATTTTTCTGGTGCTCTAGTGACAGATAGGAGTTGCACGCAACCAAGAAAACAATTGTTTGAAGAGCATGATGATGGGTGTCTTGATGAATTAAATGGTGTGAGTTTTTACCCATCTTCCAAATCTATCAGAGAATCAGATTCTCAGCTCATCTACAGTACTCCCCGCCGTTCAAAAAGGTTAGTCTGCACCTACATACATGTACTCTGCAGgcactctttctttttctttgttttgttttgtttttgggggaAGGGGTGGTGGGTGAAGGTGCTCAGATGATGTTTCAGGCTTCTGATCAAATGTCAACAAAGTAAGTAATAAAGATGGTGTgatcagaaacaaacaaaaaggaatggcattgcattgcatgataTCTTTGCTTTTTCTGAACTCTGCTTTCTTGTTCtagatatatataatatagtatagggttcttttcttatatagttatatatatatgtatatatatgttctgCTTTTTGTCTGATTTGTCTCCTTCGGTGGATCAGAGCTAGAACCGAGACGACGAGTTCAATCTCAGAGGGCCTGCAGCAGCAATGCAGCCAAGGAATATATGAGACAGTCTCAAATCCGTACTCTTTTGATGATAATGTGTTGGCAATGGCTCAACAACAGCGTGGGGGATTTAAGGAGCCTAACCCCTCAGCCTTGTCTCTGCCACAACCTCATCTTCATTACAACTTCAACCACCCCTCCTCCCAATTTTCTCTGCAAGAATCTGACTTCTTCAAGGTACCTaacacttctctctctctctctctccccaacttctttaacaaatttaaatgTAGAGTTGTTGAGTGTAAAGTTGGTTTTtgcttttcaagtttcaaccaaattttctttgcacGAATCCAGACATGTCCTTCTGAGTATGACCAGCGATGGCATGGATGGAATGTCCAttaccttttcttttgaagtCAACCTGCTTCACCTCTATTGCCTAAACAGTAGTTCACCACTTTTGCGTAGTgttcaataatatattttctgtATTATTTTAAATGGGTGAAACCTCTTCTTTATAATATCCTTGTTTCACTTTTTTATTCTCCTCCTGGGTCCTGGCCTTTAAGACAAGAGTGTGGAAAAGTTTTCAAAACTAGCTATAATATAATTCTTCAATCATATAATGTCACATTGTTTCCTCTCCGGCTCTTTGGTTCTTCCGTTCACtgtgttttttaattaaagttaaaattcattttctaATGACccgattttttgttttcttcacccCATAATGATTTCTCTACAAAAAGTAGTTGGGTGcatcatttcattttgaaacAGGAGACAGACtgcttttggttttgcaaGTAATCGTCTACTCTATTTAATTTCAAGATCTACCTAGCTACTGTTGATTTGTCGTTTACATGAGTTGCattgtattttctattttgtataGAAACATTGTTGCACAGAGGTCTTTGGTTGTTGCTGAAAACTCTTACATTCTGTGGTCCAATTCTGATTCGTGTATAAATAGGGGACCCCTcccccctccctccctccagACCACCTTATGAGTGCCCAAACAGcaaattcaatcaaaatgttaattttttttttttttttttggatttgggtTTGTGACAGGTTACCAAACCAGAGGCAAGAGCAGATGCTGATCAAGACAATGAAGACGGTGATTGTCAActatcactctctctctcattacaTCATCCTTCTTCCCACAAGAGTAAGAGTAATGCTTCTTCAAGTGAGTTCAGTGGTGCAATCTCATCATATTCCTCCTCGAGGTCCAACTATAAAGATTGCTCCACCTCTTCTTCTGGGAACCATCGCAGTATTAATTTAAATCTTTCCATTGCCCTCTGCGGTAAATGATTTCACTGTAAAAAAGAGTAATCTGTTTTGTCCCAGTAGTAGATTATTTCATGCCCTTACCGCATTTGTTGGTTCTTTCtgttctttgttctttgttcCTAGTTAATTTATCtttacttcttcttctcatcGAGCTACATAGTTAATTAGTTGAGTGAGTTCCACTTTTGATTCTTCTAGAACAGCAAAGAGTACATCTTTATGAAAGAACTCTTTTTAAGTTTCAAATTTCTTACAAGATTATCCTTCTTCACGGTAATCTGATGCcacttctatgacataataAGACAGCGGCATTTGGAACCTTTGTCTAACCGGAGTTCAGCCAATCTATCTATGTACGACAGAAAAGACGTAAGAGTTGCAAACCTTAATTATGTATCTAATTGGTCCAagaattttatagagagcgtGAAGCCCATGCCCATTTGTACGGAGTTAATTGTGGGTTGGATTTGTAGAGCATCATGGGCCGGCTCAACTAGCTATGATACGGACCCACTTTTGGTCATCGCCATGCTCGCAATGTTGTGGAAATCTTCTCTTGTAATCTCAAATCTAATAATGACAACTTCATGGCAAAGTTTAGGAGCGATACATTGGTCCATTGCATTTGCCCTGTTTCCTCAGCGCAGACATACCCAAAACAAGTAGTAGCAGTAAACActacagaaaaaaaagaaaagaaaaaccaactaCAAAACTGGATAGCTGTTGCTGCTGTTGGGGTCCAATCAGTTGGGAGCAAATTTTATAGCACATCTAACACCAGCTACAAAGTCAGTCAATACACTGTTCCTTTTCATGATCTTCCAATGTCTTCCCCCAAAATTAGGTCATGGCGGAAGTTATAAGATGCTTTAATCCTTGTTAATTCTTTTTGCCCTTTGTTTTGGTATCAGAAACCAGTGCCTTGATGCATAATCGTGGCTTCACGCTTACGACGTTTCGAGGAAGAACTGAAACAGCAACCACTAAGGACTCTTTGGGTACACCAGAGAGGGGTAGTAGCTCAATTAGGACAGCAAGCTGTAAATGTACTCTAATAGTtagaacaaattgaaaatgacaTGCCAAACTAATAATTTGCTTATGAATTTGGGACAAAGAGGAAGGAATTCTCACCTCTGGAGATTTGAGGTCCACCACTGAATCTGATACAACACCTGTGACTGCAGAAGCCACTATTTCAAAGCATTTGTCACGGTCCAACAAAACAACCGCATTTGAAGCTTCTTTGGAAGTATTCAGTTCTGTTTCTACCCCTCTTCTGTTATACCCAACTGCAAACTACAGAATCACGTAAAAATTTCATCTTACGGAAAATAATATAACCcgcataaaataattaaatccaTTTTCTAGGTTGCCCAAAAGAATAGTATATCTTTTGATGAATTACTAACGTTGATGCAGTGATAGAGGATATAACAACCTTTATGGGCCGTGCAAGTTTCTGATTATTGttcaaaaattgaagaacaagCTTTGATACAACTTCATGCAGTTCCTTCTCATTCAAACTACAAGTAGCTTGGATAGGGAAAATGCGATGACACCAACTGCACCAACGAACTCCCAATTCTTAGGCAAGCACCAATTTTTGGCCACAAAGGGAAAAAATGATCACATGTATTACTGGATCCTTCATAGGAGGatgtcaaaaaatttaaacttcaTAAATGAATACTGAGTGCAAAACCAATTTAGAGCTGAGGCACAACCTCAAAGTGGGTTATAGGTGAAAAAAGTCTCAAagtacaaacaaataaaaaaattataatgtcAACATTTCTAATGACAGAGAAATACTGAGTAAATATAGTTTCTTTTAGTAGGTAAAGCATGGCATAGAAAACACAACATATACGAAGCATAATACTAGGTAACAACTGGTGAAAACATCTAAGATTCCATTATTGGGAGAAATTATTTCGAAAAAAGACACAGAtaaaaagttttaaacaaattaagCACAACTTGCATTAACTGTTTCTAAGAGAAAATATGATACGTGAGAAACAGGCAAATTATCTACTCACAGGGGTGAACCACAACTCCCGGATTCCACAGAATGCATAATTTTGGATACAGTATCAACAACGTCAGGAGAAGTGCTTTTGGGGAAGGTAAAGAGAAGCAAACCACTCTTTGTAAGCTTAACCAGCGAAAGAAGAGGGCTTGTGTCTCCTTCCGCATCCACCTTCGCAGGAGGCAAAGGAGGACCCTCTTGAACATCATCTGCCATAGCCATTATGATTACAAACAAGTCATATCACAAAACAGAAGCTCAGCATCTAATTGTATAagaagtaaaagtaaaagcGATACCATGCGCGTCCCCAGAGTTAGCAGTAGCCTCCTCGCCATCTGTATTCTCTTTGGAAAGCTTCCTTCTTTTAGAAAcggcttcttcttctgaactGCATCTATTAAAGCACTGAACATACTGAAAACATAGACATAGAAACAAATTGTAAACATAATTCAAATCCACATATAAAGCAAATAATCAATCATGCATTATACTATATATCATCCCTTCAAGGCTTTGTGCGAGTTTACCTTTGCAAGGAGGGAGATTGCTTCTTTTGTGGCGCTTTTCTCCCTCTCTGATAAATTGATTATAGcagaaataaaaaggaaacttCATTTCAGAATCAGTGGGTTTGTGGGGGTTAAATTAGGGAGATAGAAattagaaagagaaagagaaagagagtgacAGACTAATGGGGCAGGTGATGAGGAAGCCAGAGTGGGAGTGttggagaagagaagaaggggCGTTGTAGTCGAAGCGAGGGATGCTGATTACAGTAGAGTGTTGCTCCCATGGTGCCATCTCCTCTTTCTTACTCAGCTccctctccttctccttctctctttcttcttccgcCATTGCCCTTCTTCTGTTCTGACTTCGGAGACCGATACCCAATCTCTGTTCGAACCAACTTCAACTCTTTATTTTCTCGAGTGTATGTGTGCCCTAATTCCTAATAATTGGACTCTTTTTTATGTTATTGTtacaaaatttgtttattaattttctaacCAATTTCTTTCATGTCTATTAatattcagatttttttttttcatatttataaatGCAAAGATTGTATCAACATACTGAGAGAATTATTATAAACTAATTTTgtgcatttcttttttcttattttccttgcttttttttttcttcgcttttttgaaagaaaagatgTTACATCTGACTGCTTGTGCAATGGAAAAAACATTTGTGAGACtttgcatatatattttttgtaataCAAACGGCAGCGCAATCTGCAAGTTATGGTACAAACAGAAACAGAGAGTAACAGGACAAATTTGAAAGGTTGGCATTGCTAATCGAATCCATTAAATCACTGGTATTAAGTTAAGtattcagaccaaaaaaaaaaaagttgaagtgAGCATAGTGATATTAAAACCTCACACACAGTAATGCTCTTCTGTTAGCTTAACAGTGTGCCACGTTATGTTATCCTGTGAGTCTGACTGAGATTGCTAATCAAAATGGTTGATGTAAAATTGCATTGCACCAGCATTAGCTACAGACTTGATCTTCTATAATTTATCAATTCACTATTTTCCGGCTTTTAAGTTTGAGGGGATGGATCTATTAGTACAAGTGAAAGAGGCTTATACAACAATTTAAACACAAGGGATGTATAGGATTTACTTCTATTTTAACATTTACAATTGGATATAAACTAAAACAAATCCTCACACCAAATCTCGGCTCCGTTTTTGTTTGCATTCTGCACTGATAAATTATGTGATGGGCAAAGGGTGCATTTCCATAGCAAGAAGCTGAccttcttttcctcttttcgaTGAAAAGCTTTTGAAAGCCCTCAAATAGCCCTTTTCTTTTACACCCGGTCAATTTGCATCTCTTCTTCGAATTCCACGATTGCCCTAGCAGGAAGATACCAAAACTTGTAACAAACACAAGAAGCTAAATAATCACATCTTCATTTGAATTTGCCGATGGATGTGTATTAGAAACTCGATATAAGAGAGGCCATTCAAACTCTTGTCTTCTACGATATATGAGAAGAAGAGCATCCCTGCGAAACAAGAACAGAAGATTTAATTCACATCAACCAAAAACATTTATCTAATACCATAATAATTTTACATCAGAATTATTGTTTTGTCATATCCCCTCTGACAACAGTGActgaaaaaattgaagcacAACATCTCTGCTTCTCATACTACAGTAAATAAGGGAAAACGATGCGGCTATCACAAAGAGTGATTGACGGTGTGCAACAATTAGGCCAAAAATACTGTAAGTTATACTTGGCCTGTTTGTTGATAGCTTACATCAAAGTTTCATAGTATTTACTATTGCAGAATAAAAGAGAGATTTGGGGAAGGGGTGATACATACAAAGGGAAAAGGGAAATAGTCTCATtaacatgaacaaaaaaagaaaggaataaAGTTTATCAAAGGGGAATTGAATAATGTGGATACTgttttaaatcaaaattttatgcATAGTGGCTGTCAAGTAGCAGATGTAGTCTAGTTTATATTAAAGGGATGTTCTAAGTTGTAATGCACTGACCTGATGGATCTCCTTTCTTGCATAATTTCAAGCTGTAAGAAAATAATGAGGATTATATTAGACTTACATCAGATTGACACATCAttgaattacaaacaaattttttttttaccacaagaaacttttttcttttgttaggcATATAGAGCAGCAGGTTGCCCTGGCTAGAACAAGGGTCATCCCTGCGAAAATGAGCTTGATTACCACCTGGCTGGTCCAAGGGGTCTAAAGAAGCACCAACTAGCTCTTATTCTGGTGGTACTTACCTTCCCAGTGTTGGAAGAGATACCAAGTTCGAATCTCCCCTTCCccattaaaaagagaaaaacagggtctaaagaagccaaaatacaAGGTAACAGAAAGAAGCATACCGGAGGTATGAACATCTTTGGCGTCGAATCTCATTTATCAAATCATTTAGCTTCTTTGAGAATGGATTGTCATGCTGCTGCAGCACAAACTGTGTATGACAAAAATAATAGCCATCAAATGAAAATTCTTCGATCAGGAAGTATATCTGAGAATGCAGTTTGCAATTATACAACATGTTTAACAGGCATCACAATAACCGATGAATGAAATATTTAGACCCGGATGAGTATCCATTCTTAATTACTGGGCCAACTAATTTTATGcctttaatttgtttcttatAATATACAACTTAATCCTGTCTTCAAGATTTTAAGCAGATTCCTAATTTGTCAAATTGATAGCAGATACTAGACCGAATTACATCAGACGAATGAAGTTTGGGTCGTCAATGAGGTGCTCAACTCCTTGGAACCAAGAGTCAGAGGCAAGTTCTCGCCAGCCATGAATAACAATATTAGGCAGACATTATGTATAGAACGACTTGGCTTAAGATGTACCTGAGTAGGAATTTCATCAACTGAGGAAATTCCAAACAGCTTAGTCAACATATCTGGATCAACTGAGTTCCcaatatatattaaacaatCCTCTCCATTCTCAAGAAGATAAATTCCCTCATCACTGATATGCTCACTAGAAAGTGGAATTGCAGGAGGAAAAGGAGATTCATCTGTCTGTCAATCAACAAAAAAGTTActagttgttttattttttttgggggggggggtgtgTGAGGGAGACCATAACAAAGGGGAAAATATGAAACTTTAAGTAATGTGGAACCATTCAGAGTTTCAGACCTTAGAAAGAAGGTCATGGATTGCCACCATGCGTGGATACACAAGTGCTATTGCTAAAGGAGTAGAAACAGAAGAAACATAATTGATCCAAAAAGACCGTTCATCTAATTTCCCAGCAGCTCGCAATCCTGTGCTTTTAGTTAATGCTGAaaagaattataaataaataaaagaaacacaTTTATCAAAACATGTACAAACTTCTAGAGAAGCTGACTTATACTTCAATTACTGCTAATATGCTTAATACAGGAGTCTTGCAAAGCATAGTCCATGCATTCGAAATAACAAGATACATTATAAAACATGAaggaaataaatgaaaatcctgagtttatttaattttggaggaagaaaaaaaaaaccatagtTATCTCCACAGAAGTGTTAAATAAAAGATGCAGCTTCAACAAAATACATCTAGTATAGTTTTATGACGTATAAGCTTACAACCACAAAAGAAGACACCAatgaagaataaaagaaaataccaaGGATGTATAAAGGTAGAAGCTTAAGTGTCTCTGGAAGAACAAGTTGTCCAGACGATGATACTGTAGCACAAAATTTCCTATAAGAACACAGAATCCTGATGCAACGATCAGTCAGTCGTTCACGGACTTGCATGAGCGGGCAAGAAGGGATTTCAATTGCCGCTacagaaagaaaattacaaagtaAATTGTATCATTTCCCAGAAATCAAATAATAGCTATACGGCCATGTAAGAGTTTAAAAAGAGGGCAGTTCTGGTACAAGTCAgttcaaaaagaaagagagaaaaatccaTGGTACAAAGGCTGTAAAAACAAGATTGTAAAGAAAATGGTACAACCAAATACCTTGCTTCAAGATACAAGCAAACTGGGTATCTAAGTCAGCTGTACGGAAAAGATTATTCAGCATACTTGTGCATGGAAGAGATAATGTTGTAACTCGAATTCTTCTTTGGCCATACAAAGTGGTGTACAGAAGTGCACACTGGACAATGGAAAGAACAATGTCATTAGAAGTAACATAACAATCATTTTCTTTAACTGTGATTATGGGAAGCTTGCAGAGATATACGGACAAGATACTCCTAGAAGGTAAAACCAGTTAGTACCTGAAATGCACATTCTGAGCCATCCTGCAATTTATCATCGTGTTTTATGGTTACCATTATAGTTTTGTCACAGTCAATCTGCACAATATAAGGATGAGTTAAGGTTTCGCAAATTACTGGCCTCGGGTATTAGCCACAGCTCGTATTCATTACAAAGCTAACAACATAATCTAAAGTACCACTCaaataaatgaatgaaaaccaaaaacaaaccaGTAATCAAGATGGAATAGTTATGGCAAATATAGAagagaaataattaatttcatctcattggtTTGTAATACACGAGGTTTTGGGCGTCATTACTAGTCAttactacttttttttttttttttttttttgggtatgagGTAATGTGTACCACAGCCATAGTAATTTTGAGTTCAACGATAATACATGCAATGCTAATGACACTTACATtaactttaaattaattcaatcaaCATTTTGATGCTAATATGGGTGGGTCAACACAACGGATTTCTCATTCCATATCCATGGTGGAGAAGATAGATTCAAAGATGTAGCACATGCGTATATTGATGTATTAATGTATATAAGTAAGTGCATTTGTGTTGTATAACATACCCCAGGTAGGTCGACGTCAGTAGGAATGCGTTTGCAGAAGTTCCCATGGTACTCCTGAACTCGGAGACCCTATGGTAGATTAGGAAGAAAAGTTTACTTAACAGTACAGATAAAATTATAAGTAACTATTTGCTATACGCTAAAGGCAAGGATGAGAAAGTGAACATCAGTGCTCCAAAAAGGTTACCTGGCTGCATCTCACACGCATCACTGCCTCAAAACCTTGAGGCCTTGTGACATTCCATCTAAGGTCATTGTAGATCTTTGCAGAGTCGGCAACAGCGGAGAAAGGGTAATAATAATAGACCTGGaacaaagaggaaaagaaacaaagttgaAACCTGACATtctataataacaaaaaaaagaccTGGAACAAGGAtgtaaaatcaaatcaatataTTCTATAATGTAATGCAAGAATAGACGTTTTTGGTACCTGGCCACCAGTAATTCTTGGGATGACAGACATAGAAGCTATGTCTATGTAAGTCTGGGTAGTGATAAAAATATCAACACAGACCTGTAACATGTCAAGACAGAGACAATTAGCCCAAATAAATTATGCCCATCAGCATTTATATCTACAAATGCCAACAATAACCAAGAACAAAATTCAGAATTATATCCAACTCAAATAAAATGCAAACAGAACACTTAACGTTTTACCTGATACTCAGCAACTTCCACTgccattgtttttaaaatcttttcaGCTGGTTGAAGTAATTTATGGACCTCCTGGTGAAAAAGAGACGTTCATAAACATGAGGATAATCTTCTGCCAGAACAAATGGCACTACCACTAGACTAATGTCAACATGGAAGACAGCAAGTAAAGGAACAATATAAAATCTTGGTGCCTGTAAAGAAGAGATCACATTCTTACATTTCCAATAGGAGTGCCCAAAAGGCAAGCACTCTCATTGGAAAgtacataaatatcaaaaggGAGTGTCTAGAAGGCATGCACTGCACAAGAACACTAGCTTAAAAAAACTTTCCATACATTCTGCTCTTTATAAAATGCAAAACTTTGAGGAAGCTACCTTAAAAAATACTAATACAGAAATACAAAAAACTCAGGAAGCTGCtagaaataaaaactaataCATAAATATACACCTTGCCAAATATGGAGACTTCAGGCAagcattaaaagaaaaatcacatTGTAGTTCAAAGATGTAGAGGATCCATATTTCATACATACTatcaattaataattaaaaattgatatCCTGGACACGCATTATGACATCTAGCAATTTTGGCAATTCGAGAATACTAAAACGATATAGTTTTCCAGAATGCAGGATTTCATAGGTAAAGCAAAGGGATGGAAGAACATGTAGTTGAAGAAAACCAGTATATCATCTATTGATACCTTCTCACCCGCAGAAGTATTAGTTCTTCCTTCAGCCTCTCTAGCTGAAAGGGCCCCAGTTCCAATTGATGGCATGACTGTAGACCACATTGGATAATTATTAGAATATACTCAAAGGTTGGTTTTATAAAAGATTTAATTCCTATAATTCAAAAGGGAAATAAAAAGATCCCTTACAAAAATGATCAAGATAAATATAGGATTGCTGTAACAAGTATTTGGATGACTTAAACTAGGTCCAAAAAACACAAGGTTGTAAAAAGTAGGTccataaaactaaaatcaCATCTGTTTGAACTTGCCTGACTGAAATACCAAAAGTTTTCCACCGTTACTTTTCATTGCTAAGAATGCAGCCTAAAAAGTATAAAGAAGATGTTAACAACATTAGAAAAggcattctataatttcttagACATTAATTAATGTGATTATAAAATGTGCAAAGCCaatgatttaaaaatataaaatgaaaaccagAAAGCCCTATGTAACAAGAACCAATGTTACAATCTTTTTTACTCTCTCTCCCACCATCTTTAACACACACCCAGACCAAATACGAGAATAAATACCATACCTTGACTGCGGCACCAAAGGCTGAGTCAGCTGTTTTATTATCTTGAAACAGGGATGGGATGCTTTCCAAAAGTAGGTCTAAATGTTGACGGCACTGGATCCATGTCAGAAACAACCGAAgacttaataaaaaaatcatttgactTATCTGGGTTTGCAAAGATATTGCCTTACACATATCAACAGCTGTACTagaaaacacaacaaaactGAACTCTGAAGCTAACCTCAGAAAGCTGAACAATTACATCAGTCTGCAGAGGAGTATAAACATCTTGCACATCAGGGACAATGAGCATCAATGGCTGCAAAACATAtcaaaaataaacaagtaaGCAATCTTCAATTACAACATAGGGTAACCACCTATTTAGATAAGATAATGAAGCAAATGTTACATTATATTGCATTGCAGAAGAGAGAATGAGTGACAAAGTTGATTGTGAAACACAACAAGAATGGTATTATGCAAGAACGCATTTTCCTTTCCCTTTCACAAATTGATAGGACATTAATGCTAAATAAATTCACATGAACATTACTATGTAAGCAAATGTTAAATACTCcgaaatacaaaaaaattcagctctacaacaaaattttaaatctaACAAAGTTATATATTGACCTGCTGTAATGAACGTTTCAGATTGTAAAAATGAATTGTAGTGTCAAATGTTGCAATCCCCACCATCGTCCTAGGTCCTTCCTGAAATAGTAGAATCATCAATATATCAGTTGCTAAAGAAGCTAACCCAATACAAAGGTTCTTGTAGAAACTTAAAAAGGTTGACATGCTCCAAAACCAAGGTGAAAAGTAAGTTTCTAATTTTCCATAAGCAGGTGCAATTAAAAGCTTCAGTATTCTGCAAATAGGCATAAAACTTACAGGAAGATCAGAAATAACTTGACGGATTGCACTGCATGCCGCTGCAG
This window encodes:
- the LOC18789126 gene encoding protein transport protein Sec24-like At4g32640 isoform X1, which encodes MAAPVPPGPPRPGDRPPPPNYNYNPSHSVLPPNSDSLSQNLQNLNLNRPPSMPTSAPRPSPPPKSAPSPSPLARPAQRRPLSGPPPVGPSSQPSFPPYVGPPRPSGPPATSPLGYRPPPPTNAFPPAPPPGILPRFPPPGSGPSTTMAAALAPPPPLAQPQPPQTMHSVLGSSVGRDPGPAVQQPPPFSVASQGLQQPHPPQTWSMQPNQAPQTAPTSLQQQRMFGTPPPLPNQSMTSISHAVGQTGAPVAGPSKIDPNQIPRPIPNSSVIVHETRQCNQANPPPPTTSDYIVRDTGNCSPRNMRCTINQIPCTADLLATSGMQLALLLQPLALPQPSEEPIPVVDFGESGPLRCSRCKGYINPFMKFIDQGRQFVCNLCGFTDETPRDYHCNLGPDGRRRDSDDRPELCRGMVEFVASKEYMVRDPMLSMYFFLIDVSMNAMQTGATAAACSAIRQVISDLPEGPRTMVGIATFDTTIHFYNLKRSLQQPLMLIVPDVQDVYTPLQTDVIVQLSECRQHLDLLLESIPSLFQDNKTADSAFGAAVKAAFLAMKSNGGKLLVFQSVMPSIGTGALSAREAEGRTNTSAGEKEVHKLLQPAEKILKTMAVEVAEYQVCVDIFITTQTYIDIASMSVIPRITGGQVYYYYPFSAVADSAKIYNDLRWNVTRPQGFEAVMRVRCSQGLRVQEYHGNFCKRIPTDVDLPGIDCDKTIMVTIKHDDKLQDGSECAFQCALLYTTLYGQRRIRVTTLSLPCTSMLNNLFRTADLDTQFACILKQAAIEIPSCPLMQVRERLTDRCIRILCSYRKFCATVSSSGQLVLPETLKLLPLYILALTKSTGLRAAGKLDERSFWINYVSSVSTPLAIALVYPRMVAIHDLLSKTDESPFPPAIPLSSEHISDEGIYLLENGEDCLIYIGNSVDPDMLTKLFGISSVDEIPTQFVLQQHDNPFSKKLNDLINEIRRQRCSYLRDDPCSSQGNLLLYMPNKRKKFLVLEIMQERRSIRDALLLIYRRRQEFEWPLLYRVSNTHPSANSNEDVII
- the LOC18789126 gene encoding protein transport protein Sec24-like At4g32640 isoform X3 gives rise to the protein MFGTPPPLPNQSMTSISHAVGQTGAPVAGPSKIDPNQIPRPIPNSSVIVHETRQCNQANPPPPTTSDYIVRDTGNCSPRNMRCTINQIPCTADLLATSGMQLALLLQPLALPQPSEEPIPVVDFGESGPLRCSRCKGYINPFMKFIDQGRQFVCNLCGFTDETPRDYHCNLGPDGRRRDSDDRPELCRGMVEFVASKEYMVRDPMLSMYFFLIDVSMNAMQTGATAAACSAIRQVISDLPEGPRTMVGIATFDTTIHFYNLKRSLQQPLMLIVPDVQDVYTPLQTDVIVQLSECRQHLDLLLESIPSLFQDNKTADSAFGAAVKAAFLAMKSNGGKLLVFQSVMPSIGTGALSAREAEGRTNTSAGEKEVHKLLQPAEKILKTMAVEVAEYQVCVDIFITTQTYIDIASMSVIPRITGGQVYYYYPFSAVADSAKIYNDLRWNVTRPQGFEAVMRVRCSQGLRVQEYHGNFCKRIPTDVDLPGIDCDKTIMVTIKHDDKLQDGSECAFQCALLYTTLYGQRRIRVTTLSLPCTSMLNNLFRTADLDTQFACILKQAAIEIPSCPLMQVRERLTDRCIRILCSYRKFCATVSSSGQLVLPETLKLLPLYILALTKSTGLRAAGKLDERSFWINYVSSVSTPLAIALVYPRMVAIHDLLSKTDESPFPPAIPLSSEHISDEGIYLLENGEDCLIYIGNSVDPDMLTKLFGISSVDEIPTQFVLQQHDNPFSKKLNDLINEIRRQRCSYLRDDPCSSQGNLLLYMPNKRKKFLVLEIMQERRSIRDALLLIYRRRQEFEWPLLYRVSNTHPSANSNEDVII